TTGTGCCTAGCCCTAGGGTCATCGATTGCCCGCCCTAATATCTTACACGGAGTGTCCCTTTCCAAAGCATTCTCGCCATCTATGAATTCCGAGTACACAAAATTTTTCCAAAACTCCAAAATCCTAGTACTAATCGGCTTTTCCGACGGAGTTGATggttggagaatggagatggatCCTGCTTATTCATCAGACAATCTTGGCATCACGTGGCCTGCACGGCCCTGTGGGAACTAGCATCTGCGACCCGAAATCCGTACCATGATCGCGGAACTAAGCTTAATTTAGCAGAACCGCTACTTGGGACGAGCTACGGAGGCTACAAGGAGATATGCGAGGAGAGAAAATAACAAGTTATATAGATTTTGATTggttttttttcttgctttgTAGCTTtgaatatagtataaattaatttcCCTTGGTTCAAATAAATAACCTGTTCGGTTGTTTCTAGCAGCAGCGCTTGCTTGCTATACAAAACTCCTATCCTATGATTCCTATCCAGTCCCATCGTTAAATAAAATGTCACTATCGCTCTGATTGAAGATTTCGCGGAACAACGGGTGCTCGGGTAATATGTGCATGCGTCTGAAATCAAATCACGGGTATGTATGTGATGTGTATGCCTCGTCGCAGGGAGTCAGTCGGTGGCTAGCTGACTATCGGTGCCGGGAACTGCCTGATTTCGGTGCTGCTCGGCTTTTGGGCCCAGGCATGGGCCCAGCCTGTTGCACCCGACACCGCCCGTATCTGATATGTTTGTTTTTTGCAGTTGAGCGTGTGAAACGCTGGCCGCACTGCTCGCATGTGAAGCTCTTCGCTCGCCCGCTTTTCTCGCGGAGATGTCGCTCGTAGTTCCCGAGAGAGGAAAATGCCCGACCGCCGCAACTGTGCTCCCAGCATCGGATCGTGGTTTTTGTGACGCGGTTGGTTTTGGTGTTTGGGCTGGCCGACGAGGGTAGGGGGCTTTCCGGTTCGGTGGGGGAGGATTGAGTGatcggtgttgttgttcctgACGAAGCGCTCGAGTAGTCGGGAAGTGAGTTGCATTGAGGCGTGAGCTCAGGAGTGCATGAAGGAGCGGTCGGGGCAGCGGAGAATACTGGTGCGGCGAATGTATCGATCGCTGGTGCCCAATTTGTGATATTGAGTGAAGTATCGGGGTATTGTCCCATTGAGAATGAGCTATCCGTAGGGGAATAGCTGGAGAGAGGTGTAGTTGGCTGGCCTGGCCACTTGTCGAGCGGCAGACAGTAGTAATCCGGTATCGTATAGATATGTTGTTGCCAGTTGGATTCTATCTCGAAGCTCCTCTCTTCTTGGGTCGATACGGGAGAAGAGTTGGCATCCCAGCCCGTCCAGAGTGTGTCTGCAAAAGGGGACGGGGGGAGGTTGTACAAATGGTTCTCGAATGCCGCCATGGTCCAGATAAAAGCTCTTGGTGAGCCAGGTTGAAGGCCAGGTTGATGTCAAGTTGAAGGACCCGTCTGGCGAGCGGTCTGGGTCTTTCCGCCGCTTGGGAATTTCGAACTGTAAATGCCAAAGATGAATTGGAGACGGGAGCCAGGACGGGGGAAATTGGAGGGGAAGCTCTGAGAAGTTGGGAACATGGGCGGGAAGATGCACTGCAGGGAGACAGGAGAGCGGCACGCAGACTGGGTCTGAGGCTTATCGAAGGTGCAGATTCCAAGACACCTTGGTATTAGATACGAAGCGCCGAATGCTGGCGGGCAGCCAAGCCCATGTCTCGAAGGTGGTTCAGCTGAACTGGATCATGgattggcaatggcagaaAGATTCCCCATAGTTCCGGCCCCGCAGAAGGCTGGGTGACTTCAAATCGGAAAAGCAGAGGCCTTTTGCGACACCGGATGAATGGCCACGATTCCCAGTCTTGGGTGATCGGCACAATCTTGCAGACGAGGTTCGTGGATCGTGACTAGTCCTGGGGCGTTCCCGCAATGGCTCCCGTCCCTGAGATTAATATTGACCATTCTTTGGCCAGGAACCCCGGACAGCCTGGCCCACAAATAGAGCCACCTTGGTCGCGGATATCAAGCCACGGCCTGCATGGCAGCGAACTATTGGCCCAGCTCGTCCGCCCTAGCAGGATTGGGATAAAGCATTGGGTGCTGTTTAGGtaaaacgaaaaaaaaaaattaaaaaaataaatacGGAGTCGGAGTTTCGCGCTTGAGTTCTGCCTCTGCCAGCTCCCCATCAGGCGCCACCAGCAGGCCTGCAGACTTAGTCGTGGTCGAACTCACTGATCGTCGCTCCTCTGACAAACACCCCTCAGAAGTGGGTTCGTTGCCTCATCCAGCAGGTCGCTTTGGCCCTCTGGGTCTCGCCTGCAGACTGCTTCGCttgaaaggaaaaaaaaaaaatccaAAATGCAAAAGCAAAAGAGGAATAAATTAGAAATGACAATATGCTCACTGCTGCGTCAAGATGGCCTAGATCCATCCGATCGAGAATCCATCACAGCGGTTCTACCGAGATTGATGTTCACCTTCCCTAGCTGATCGAACCGCATGGCATGAGTGCATTAGGGGCAATCGGGTCCATCGTCATTCTATCATCATGGCTTCTTCGAAATTTGTGGCAGGAGTGCAGACTGCGAGGTGATCGTAGTGCAACGAGGCAGGATCATGCAGGCTCCTACTATGTGCTTCGTGCAGTCACGATGAGGAACTGCTGTTGTGCTACCcaaagaaaagcaaaaatGATAGCCATGGCGTCAAAGTCTGAAAAATCGAAACTTTGTTGACCGCCCCGAGCAACGTGGTTTGTCTGTTCCCAGAGCATGAAGTCATCAGCGCTGTCACCACTTGTTTGGGTTTGGCCTGGCGTGTGCGAGCGAGCACCAAGGTCCAAGATCACTCGTAAAACTCCGTCTTTCCTGTGTCCGGCCCGCTGTGCCGTGATCCGTGGACACCCGAAAAATGTGTCGAAGCGCAAGTGGGCCTGTTGCAGTCACAGATCGCATTTGGATTTTCGAGGTGCGTGATCGACAGCCTGGTGGGGCAAGACAAAGGACATTGACCTCGCCAAAGTGAGCAAATGGAACTGTTCCGGAGTATATACAATGTGCGGAATAGTATCGTTATCAATGAATCTGTCTTGCTGTGTGTTTCGGATGTGCTTTAGCAGGTGGACTTCGTACGGTCCCTGGCTCTAGTTCGAGAATACCTCGTGGCTGTCTCCTGTCAATAGCTACATAATTCCCATTTGGTATACATCTGCCTAGAGCCAGGACAGCTTGAAAAATCGCGAAATCGCTTCCTTTCATTCTTTCATACTCACTTTTTGATTCGAGAATGTGCTGGGAACCGCGGGTTCGTCAGGGACGGCCCTTCCGGGCAGTGATGCAATCGAGCAGGACATCCGAGGGGTTTGCGCAGAGGTATTGCGCCGTCCGGTGGGACAGATCAAGCTGGACAAGTCATTTGTTGCACATGGAGGGGACTCTCTGTTAGCGGTCAAGTCGATGGCCCGCTGCGGGGAAGCGGGGTATACCATCACTATTAATGACATGCTCGAGGCGACAAGCACCCCGAAGCTATGCCGATCTGTAAAACTGGCAGAAGGCAACGGGACACCAGGGTGCTCGACTTTCGTAGCGCCGGTCTACTTTCAATTCCCCTTACTCCGGCGCAGAAACCCTATTCTTCGGCGAAGGCTTGGGATGTCAAATTGTTCCAACTGAGCGACGATATAGCGGAGTCGACCGTTTACACTGCGCTAGAATCACTCGTTAGCCATCATCGATTCCTCCGAGCGAATATCACAACAGAACGCGGGAACAAGCAATTGAAACTCACCTCCGGCGGCAGAATCCATCCTCTTGCGCACCGCAGAGTCATGAACCCCATTTTCGATGGCACTGGGAAGGAATCGATGGACGGAGGAGATGTGGagtgggatggagatgagagGCAACAGTGTTTGTCCAGCAGGGCACGTGCCTCGCACGCTATCTTCGGCTCGACCTTCAcctcaccatcgccgacgcTTCGTCCTGTAATGTGCTTCAATGCGATCATGATAATGCGGCACTTGGAAATACCCCGGGGCCCGGGCTTTCGGAGAATTCGTTTGGAACCTGGGCAAAGACACAGAGCGGATCGGGGTTTGAATTTGATGACCTGACCTTGGACTCAAAGGGAGTGAAGCAAACAAGGGAATCCAGAGGGCAGGATGGATATCCAAATGGTGAAAACAACTACAAATCCGACCTGGCTGTTCTGGAAGCAGACGCTGCGACAAACCTATCCATGACGCCTTCCGCACTGAGCCGGAAGACTTGGTCACTGCTGCATTATTTATCGCACTTACCGGAGTACGCAAATTGTTCGATGGCGCTTTGGCATTTGGTATTATCCTGAACGACAGGGTTCAGGCCGGTATTGAACTGTCAACCGCGGTAGCATGCTTTGATATCATCAGGCAACGAGTGGTGCGGGGGGGAGAAGACGAGAATTCAATCGGACTTATGAAGAGTGAAAGACACGCGCATGGGCTTTGTATCCCATTCCGAGACACTACCAACCACAGAGCAGGATTATATTCTGCGCGACCTCACGAGGCTTCGGAGATCATCACACTCAGAAGGGTTGGCACTGCAGGAAATCTCTCAGCGTGATGAGCTCCAGAGTCTTCCCAGCGCATGCTTGGTGCATATCGAGGCATTCTGCGATCAACAACAGGTAAAACTGCGTCTACGATTTCAGGTCATGGACTTGGACCAGATTTGCATCAATGCTCCTTTGTGGTTCAATTGAACACAGACAGCTCAGACACCGAACTCGACTTTACACGTCTACAGGTGCCTGGTCTTGCCTAGTGAAGCGTCATCCCGCCCTTCGTATGGTATTCATAAAAAGTGCCAATCGTGAAGGGCATTTCGACCAAGTGATATTAAAGGAGGGAATTAGTTCGATGATCTCGCTGGAGAACCAGTAATAAGGAACTCGTCCACCAAGGAAGACACATGAAGTGACGCTTTGCAAAATGTCTCCATCCTCGGTCAGTCTCGATATACAGTCGCCAGAAGCTAAGTCGGTAATGAACTTTACCCGAGATACCGTCAACTACCGATCATAGCTCCCAGTGGAATATTCGATGGCCTACTGGTCAAACTACCTTTATGGAGCCCAACCTTCCCACTACGTACTTCCCACTCTATGGCGACCCACTCGGCCACCATAACCTCCACAGTATTAGGACTAGTATTCCGCTCGGCTCCGAGGGCCTTGAACTCGGAGAATTTTGCGGTTAGTTTCGTATCACTGGCGCTAACATTTGCCACATCGCGTGGGCACTAGTTCTCCGATCATATACGGGATTGGAAGATGTTTGCTTTTCCTACGCAACCTCTGGGCCTCAGGCGCCTCTTAAGAAATCAATAACACAGTTGGTGCTTTTTCCAATGCTGTCGTCACAGGACTTGGTACAAGCTCGGTGCGGATTTGTGGAGAGCCTGGCGCATCAGTACCATGCTGCCCTTGATGATGCACAGTCTGGGAACTTTGCCCATCTGAAGGGCAGCACGTTGATGTCGTGCCAGAGAAAAACAGCAACCGAGCTGCTGGATCCGGCCTCGGTGAGCTGATCGACGCCGCCAACCCCAATGAAGTGACTCACTGACTCAGTAAGTCATGCTCGTGCGGCCTGTGATAACTTATCCaccgtactccgtactaaTCGCGCGATCATAGCTCGATTTGTCTATAAACATCCAGATCGGCAGCGAAGGGTTGGGGCCGGAATTCGCGAATCGGAGCAGCCACCGTGAAAATTGTGGCCCAGCCTTTCGAGCAAGCGTTTCACTGGGGATTTAGCAGCAGAATCTCGATGGCCCCTTTCTTTATATCGGCAGACGCGACACACAGGTGAAGATTCACGGCCAGCGTGTTAAGATTGGGAGATTGAGTACTACTGAGTTAAGACAAATTTCGCAGGTGTGGGTGAAGTCGCTGTCAGTGTCGGTGTCTTCAGCGCTCCTGAAACAACAGGAGATTCTAGTAAGGCATATTTAGCCGTCGCGATGGAGATACCGGTCACCTCCTCTAATAAAGATTCGTCCTTGTCGCCCGTTACCGACGACATGTGTGAAGCCTTTAGTGATCTGCGTTGAAATCTGTTTGAGGCACTGCCTTCGTACATGTTCCGCAACTGTACCTGCTATTCAGCAAACTACCCCTTACGGATTCTGGCAAACTGAACCGACGAGCTACTTAGGGTATTGTGAACGAATGTGACTCTTGGTCGAAGTACTTCCCCATTGACGAGGTCAAAATATCACCCTATACCAAAACCGATGGCAGCTGCAAAGTATACGGGCGATGGCATGTAGTCAGCGCCCGCGGACAGGCTCAATTTCTTTGCGAGTTACTCACGTCTTCCGCCATCCTGTCCTTTCCGATATGGTCATGCTCATTGACCAGACTGCCGGAGAAGCTTCTAACATTGTTTCCAAGTACGAACCATTCTCCACGCTGACAAGTGGCAGCGTGTGGCAATCTCTCGAACCTCTTTTTGTCGTTATCCGGCAATATCATCGACGCAGCTCCCACTATTGATCTTCAGTCACTCCCAATTGCCACATCTCTAAGGAAGTCCCGCGATCTGATGGCATAAGTTAGCATCGACGGGCAGGGGAACCCGGACATTGCACGATGGGAGGCTAGTTGTATCGAACTGGTCAAACACGATATTCCGCGCACTTGTGTCGTCCACGAACACCAGTTGGTCCAGGTTTCTCTTGAAGAATACATTCCAGCTGTCAAAATTTATCAGGGATCTTTCTGCTCAAGATATGAATCGCCAGCCCCAGCTTGGCCATCCATCCTCGAGTTCGCGATCATAACCTCCTGCAAAGAATCCGAACACTGGATCATGTTCCGTTTGAGCCACGCGGAGTACGAAACAATTTCGCTTGCGAACTTTGTTAACACCCTTCAAGAGATCTATCAGCACCTGCCCTTGAGCAAGTACGTCAACTTCGGCCGGTACAATTCCAATCTCACAATCCGGCAACGCCCTGTCAACAATCATGCGTGCGGCGGTGGGCGCTCACATTGGCCCGATACGTGGGCAGTCCGGGCGTGATCTTCGGTGATGTTGTATTAGGCCGCAATTCTGGGGATCCGACCGCAGAGAAGGCCGCTGGGTGTTGCGCCAATATAGTCCCCGTTCGAGCATCTCTCAACGCCACGTGGAGTGTTCATGACTTTCTCCAATCTCCCCACCAGTAGCTTATATCTCGCCACCGTACGAGTCCCCCGAATTCCGCGATGTGATCCGGACATGTACCGATACGCCTTCGGGCACATTGTTCACCTCGCTTCTGAACCACCTCGACGAGGCAACCGAATGGGtccttgaccttgatgaCGGGGTTTACAACGTCTCTGTGGCGAAGACCGAAAGTGCAGGAGATTTCTCCGATGTATCCATCACCTCCATTGCTGGAACTGCCACGTTGATATCG
The nucleotide sequence above comes from Aspergillus puulaauensis MK2 DNA, chromosome 3, nearly complete sequence. Encoded proteins:
- a CDS encoding uncharacterized protein (COG:S;~EggNog:ENOG410PR44;~InterPro:IPR036236,IPR013087;~PFAM:PF00096); this translates as MAAFENHLYNLPPSPFADTLWTGWDANSSPVSTQEERSFEIESNWQQHIYTIPDYYCLPLDKWPGQPTTPLSSYSPTDSSFSMGQYPDTSLNITNWAPAIDTFAAPVFSAAPTAPSCTPELTPQCNSLPDYSSASSGTTTPITQSSPTEPESPLPSSASPNTKTNRVTKTTIRCWEHSCGGRAFSSLGNYERHLREKSGRAKSFTCEQCGQRFTRSTAKNKHIRYGRCRVQQAGPMPGPKSRAAPKSGSSRHR